Proteins encoded within one genomic window of Cellulomonas xiejunii:
- the bla gene encoding class A beta-lactamase: MPSTSTMNRVLVVLVAAGVAVTAGCGAAPREAPTAVPTASSAPAPTTTPSPTATQLPLALEELEARYDARLGVHAVDTGTGAAVAWRPDERFAYASTIKALAAGAVLDLVGVDGLAREVPVRAEDIVTYSPVTETRVGGTMTLAEVAEAAVTRSDNTAGNLLFEALGGPAALDEALAALGDDVTVVARTEPDLNEATPGDERDTTTPRVLAADLREYVLGTTLTDDERAVLTAWLTGTQTGDTLVRALLPADWVVGDKSGTGGFGTRNDVAVVWPTDGAPIVVAVMSDRAERDAEPDDAVVAEAAAAAVAALGRS, encoded by the coding sequence ATGCCCAGCACGTCGACCATGAACCGCGTCCTCGTCGTCCTCGTCGCCGCGGGTGTCGCCGTCACCGCAGGGTGCGGTGCCGCGCCGCGGGAGGCGCCGACGGCGGTCCCCACCGCGAGCAGCGCCCCGGCCCCGACGACCACGCCGTCGCCGACCGCCACGCAGCTGCCGCTCGCGCTCGAGGAGCTCGAGGCCCGCTACGACGCCCGCCTCGGCGTGCACGCCGTCGACACCGGCACCGGTGCCGCGGTCGCGTGGCGCCCCGACGAGCGGTTCGCGTACGCGTCGACGATCAAGGCCCTCGCGGCCGGCGCGGTCCTCGACCTCGTCGGCGTGGACGGGCTCGCCCGCGAGGTCCCGGTCCGGGCGGAGGACATCGTGACCTACTCGCCGGTGACGGAGACCCGCGTCGGGGGCACGATGACGCTCGCCGAGGTGGCGGAGGCGGCCGTGACGCGCAGCGACAACACCGCCGGCAACCTGCTCTTCGAGGCGCTGGGCGGCCCTGCGGCGCTCGACGAGGCGCTCGCGGCCCTCGGCGACGACGTCACCGTCGTCGCCCGCACCGAACCCGACCTCAACGAGGCCACGCCGGGTGACGAGCGCGACACCACGACGCCGCGGGTGCTGGCCGCGGACCTGCGCGAGTACGTCCTCGGAACGACGCTCACGGACGACGAGCGGGCCGTCCTCACCGCCTGGCTCACCGGGACGCAGACCGGCGACACCCTGGTGCGCGCCCTGCTGCCTGCCGACTGGGTGGTCGGCGACAAGTCCGGCACCGGGGGCTTCGGCACCCGGAACGACGTCGCGGTCGTGTGGCCGACGGACGGTGCACCGATCGTGGTCGCCGTCATGTCCGATCGTGCGGAGCGCGACGCCGAGCCCGACGACGCCGTCGTCGCCGAGGCGGCGGCAGCCGCGGTCGCGGCCCTCGGGCGGTCCTGA
- a CDS encoding HD domain-containing protein, which translates to MTTPAALPPALDDLLDGGRLVLPAGDVPRAALALARDLEPDYLLHHSVRSWVLARVAAAERGWRPADFDDVALFVACVLHDTGLHLASRGDRRFEVEGADLARSFVISQGLPTSTADTVWDAVALHTSVGIAEHKQAEVALARAGIAMDFGFGADAVPDALAAVLTTELPRLDLTRRIVDAIVEHAAGSDVRAPAASLPGLLVRERREPPHVTSMERAAAAGRWGV; encoded by the coding sequence ATGACGACGCCCGCCGCACTCCCACCGGCCCTGGACGATCTGCTCGACGGGGGCCGTCTGGTGCTCCCGGCCGGCGACGTCCCGCGCGCGGCGCTCGCGCTCGCGCGGGACCTCGAGCCCGACTACCTCCTGCACCACAGCGTGCGCAGCTGGGTCCTCGCACGGGTCGCGGCCGCAGAGCGCGGGTGGCGGCCGGCCGACTTCGACGACGTGGCGCTGTTCGTCGCGTGCGTGCTGCACGACACCGGGCTGCACCTGGCCTCACGCGGTGACCGGCGCTTCGAGGTCGAGGGTGCCGACCTGGCGCGGTCGTTCGTGATCTCCCAGGGCCTGCCGACGAGCACGGCCGACACGGTGTGGGACGCGGTCGCCCTGCACACGTCGGTCGGGATCGCCGAGCACAAGCAGGCCGAGGTCGCGCTCGCGCGTGCGGGCATCGCCATGGACTTCGGGTTCGGCGCGGACGCCGTGCCGGACGCCCTGGCAGCGGTGCTCACGACGGAGCTGCCTCGCCTCGACCTGACGCGCCGGATCGTCGACGCGATCGTCGAGCACGCCGCCGGCAGCGACGTGCGCGCTCCTGCGGCGAGCCTGCCGGGCCTGCTCGTGCGTGAGAGGCGCGAGCCGCCGCACGTCACGTCGATGGAGCGCGCGGCCGCGGCGGGGCGCTGGGGCGTCTGA
- a CDS encoding GlxA family transcriptional regulator: MDQPQPHRVAVLALPGVVAFDMTIPLEVFAGTDAPYSVRLVTADGAPVTTSSGYGVTPHAGPEAFSEAQTVVVPGFWPTWAPPPGPALELLRAAHDRGVRLVSICTGAFALAAAGVLDGRRATTHWRHTDELVARHPTVVVERDVLFVDEGDVLTSAGMAAGIDLCLHVVRRDHGARAAREVARRLVVAAHREGGQAQFVAAPVPDVAGGSLADTRAWALEHLGEAMTLDALAHHAHVSTRTLQRRWRDETGTSPLRWLSEQRVHRARELLEADPTMPVEEVARRTGLGTGDNLRLHTRRHLGTTPSAYRSAFGTPARAPRPPP, from the coding sequence ATGGACCAGCCGCAGCCCCACCGCGTCGCGGTCCTCGCCCTGCCCGGCGTGGTCGCGTTCGACATGACGATCCCGCTCGAGGTCTTCGCCGGGACCGACGCGCCGTACTCCGTGCGACTCGTGACCGCGGACGGCGCGCCGGTGACCACGAGCTCCGGCTACGGAGTCACCCCGCACGCCGGGCCCGAGGCATTCTCGGAGGCACAGACCGTCGTCGTCCCGGGCTTCTGGCCCACCTGGGCGCCGCCTCCGGGCCCGGCCCTCGAGCTGCTGCGCGCGGCGCACGACCGCGGCGTGCGCCTCGTGTCCATCTGCACCGGCGCGTTCGCCCTCGCGGCCGCAGGGGTGCTCGACGGTCGCCGCGCGACGACGCACTGGCGGCACACGGACGAGCTCGTGGCACGCCACCCGACCGTCGTCGTCGAGCGCGACGTGCTGTTCGTCGACGAGGGCGACGTGCTCACGTCGGCCGGCATGGCGGCCGGGATCGACCTGTGCCTGCACGTCGTGCGCCGTGACCACGGCGCCCGGGCGGCACGCGAGGTCGCACGGCGGCTCGTCGTCGCCGCCCACCGGGAGGGAGGTCAGGCGCAGTTCGTCGCGGCACCCGTGCCCGACGTCGCCGGGGGCTCGCTCGCCGACACCCGGGCCTGGGCGCTCGAGCACCTGGGCGAGGCGATGACCCTGGACGCCCTCGCCCACCACGCCCACGTCTCGACGCGCACCCTCCAGCGGCGCTGGCGCGACGAGACGGGGACCTCACCGCTCCGCTGGCTCAGCGAGCAGCGCGTCCACCGCGCGCGCGAGCTGCTCGAGGCCGACCCGACGATGCCGGTCGAGGAAGTCGCCCGGCGCACAGGGCTCGGCACGGGCGACAACCTGCGCCTGCACACCCGTCGGCACCTGGGCACGACGCCGTCCGCGTACCGGAGCGCCTTCGGCACGCCGGCAAGGGCGCCGAGGCCGCCGCCGTGA
- the rsmD gene encoding 16S rRNA (guanine(966)-N(2))-methyltransferase RsmD produces the protein MTRIVAGSAGGRTLAVPSSGTRPTSERVREALFSRLEHLDAVDGARVLDLFAGSGALGLEAVSRGAAHAVLVDAARGAVDVCRRNARTLGLAERVDVVADKVDRYLARVAPDGEPGIDAFDLVLLDPPYDLPDDALGTAVAGAARCTAPGGVVVVERSSRAAAPTWPLPLVGLDDRRYGETRVWFAEHPV, from the coding sequence GTGACGCGGATCGTGGCGGGCAGCGCGGGCGGCCGCACGCTGGCGGTGCCTTCCTCGGGGACGCGTCCCACGAGCGAGCGGGTGCGCGAGGCGCTGTTCTCGCGGCTGGAGCACCTCGACGCCGTCGACGGTGCGCGCGTGCTCGACCTGTTCGCCGGCTCCGGCGCCCTCGGCCTGGAGGCCGTCAGCCGGGGGGCGGCCCACGCCGTGCTCGTCGACGCCGCGCGGGGGGCCGTCGACGTGTGCCGCCGCAACGCCCGCACGCTCGGGCTCGCCGAGCGCGTCGACGTGGTCGCCGACAAGGTCGACCGGTACCTCGCACGCGTCGCCCCGGACGGGGAGCCCGGGATCGACGCCTTCGACCTGGTGCTGCTCGACCCGCCCTACGACCTGCCCGACGACGCCCTGGGGACGGCCGTCGCCGGTGCGGCCCGCTGCACCGCGCCGGGGGGCGTGGTCGTCGTCGAGCGCTCGTCGCGCGCCGCGGCGCCGACGTGGCCGTTGCCGCTGGTCGGGCTCGACGACCGGCGCTACGGCGAGACCCGGGTGTGGTTCGCGGAGCACCCCGTCTGA
- a CDS encoding DUF6297 family protein: MTGVDALAGDPRDLRDDPQVGDFELGEVPSAREIRRFTARAARARAGVGAGSLLTELYTVSVSVVLSVLIVMGIVQQLGAGLPDGPPTAQPGGLSLPVLVATILLAALGALLSTAGRLGPVGAEGAQAAWWLPLPVDRRGLLRPAAVRVPLAAALAGGVVVVVLEAGLLERRDGELVRAGVLGAAVAALVVLVAAVAQSRGVPRRRTALAGDLLLVAAPVLAALVALSGRTPTELPSVTWAAVAAVIALVGVLAVVVDRRLAVLPGRTLREGGSVATHAVGAVVSLDSRELGRALSGGVAAASRRRTSRLSTVRGPMTALVTADLVVLRRSLRHVVQIVVAAGLPVLATVVPQLAGPVGILVTVLLGGWMMSSASAEGSRWAEMAPVIDRLLPLGDRTVRRLRMVVPGLVALVWSVVVFTAVGRWAGATQDWLLLGVSAAPVWAAAAVRAAYRPAPRWDKPLISTPAGALPMGVMQVIARGPDLVAFCLLPVWVAMALGTVTTIMVIGQVWMSVIAVMIASSTAEKGWMERMLEEQDQRKAGAA; encoded by the coding sequence GTGACCGGCGTGGACGCCCTCGCGGGTGACCCACGCGACCTGCGCGACGACCCCCAGGTCGGCGACTTCGAGCTGGGGGAGGTGCCCTCCGCACGTGAGATCCGCCGGTTCACGGCCAGGGCGGCGCGGGCCCGCGCCGGCGTCGGTGCGGGGTCGCTGCTGACGGAGCTGTACACGGTGTCGGTGAGCGTCGTGCTCTCCGTGCTCATCGTGATGGGGATCGTCCAGCAGCTCGGCGCCGGGCTCCCCGACGGCCCGCCGACGGCGCAGCCGGGCGGACTGAGCCTGCCGGTGCTCGTCGCGACGATCCTGCTGGCGGCCCTGGGCGCGCTCCTGTCGACCGCCGGGCGGCTCGGGCCCGTCGGCGCCGAGGGGGCGCAGGCCGCGTGGTGGCTGCCCCTGCCGGTGGACCGACGTGGTCTGCTGCGCCCTGCCGCTGTCCGTGTCCCGCTCGCGGCGGCCCTCGCCGGGGGCGTCGTCGTGGTCGTGCTCGAGGCGGGCCTGCTGGAGCGCCGGGACGGGGAGCTCGTCCGCGCGGGCGTGCTGGGTGCGGCGGTCGCTGCTCTCGTCGTGCTCGTCGCGGCCGTCGCGCAGTCCCGTGGCGTGCCGCGGCGTCGGACCGCGCTGGCCGGCGACCTGCTCCTCGTCGCGGCGCCCGTGCTCGCCGCCCTCGTGGCCCTGAGCGGGCGCACGCCCACCGAACTGCCGTCGGTGACGTGGGCGGCCGTCGCGGCGGTCATCGCCCTGGTGGGCGTGCTGGCCGTGGTCGTGGACCGCCGCCTGGCGGTGCTGCCTGGTCGCACGTTGCGCGAGGGCGGCTCCGTGGCCACCCACGCGGTCGGTGCCGTCGTGTCGCTCGACTCGCGCGAGCTGGGGCGCGCGCTGTCCGGGGGTGTGGCGGCCGCCTCTCGTCGCCGGACGTCCCGGTTGTCGACCGTCCGCGGGCCGATGACCGCGCTGGTGACGGCCGACCTGGTCGTCCTGCGCCGGTCGCTGCGGCACGTGGTGCAGATCGTCGTGGCGGCGGGCCTGCCCGTGCTGGCCACGGTGGTGCCGCAGCTTGCCGGCCCCGTCGGCATCCTGGTGACGGTGCTGCTGGGTGGCTGGATGATGTCGAGCGCGAGCGCCGAGGGCTCGCGGTGGGCCGAGATGGCGCCCGTGATCGACCGTCTCCTGCCGCTCGGCGACCGCACCGTGCGGCGGCTGCGCATGGTCGTCCCCGGTCTGGTCGCGCTCGTGTGGTCGGTCGTCGTGTTCACGGCGGTCGGCCGCTGGGCGGGCGCGACGCAGGACTGGCTCCTGCTCGGGGTCAGCGCAGCGCCGGTGTGGGCTGCGGCCGCCGTCCGGGCCGCCTACCGCCCCGCCCCGCGCTGGGACAAGCCGCTGATCTCGACACCCGCCGGTGCGCTGCCCATGGGGGTGATGCAGGTGATCGCCCGCGGGCCGGACCTCGTGGCCTTCTGCCTGCTTCCTGTGTGGGTCGCGATGGCGCTCGGCACGGTGACGACGATCATGGTGATCGGGCAGGTCTGGATGTCGGTCATCGCGGTGATGATCGCGTCGTCGACCGCGGAGAAGGGCTGGATGGAGCGCATGCTCGAGGAGCAGGACCAGCGCAAGGCCGGTGCCGCGTGA
- a CDS encoding ABC transporter ATP-binding protein, with the protein MALVVDARDLQVGYGAAPVCAPVTFTLEEGAAVALVGANGSGKSTVLKTVLGLLEPLDGDVQVLGRPVDERETSFRREVSSVLDDDAYFPALTVAEHLYLTARGHGVLGAQAEVAVLLEEFGLADHARATPVSLSSGQRRRLLLAAGFARPRSLLVLDEPEQRLDQRMRASLADRLRAEQDAGGAVLIATHDPDLVAAVCTRAVHIADDESLLLEPAEAADRIARVVL; encoded by the coding sequence ATGGCTCTCGTGGTGGACGCTCGTGACTTGCAGGTCGGCTACGGCGCGGCACCCGTGTGCGCCCCCGTCACGTTCACGCTCGAGGAGGGAGCTGCGGTCGCGCTCGTCGGCGCCAACGGCTCGGGCAAGTCCACGGTCCTCAAGACCGTCCTCGGTCTGCTCGAGCCGCTCGATGGGGACGTCCAGGTGCTCGGCCGACCCGTCGACGAGCGTGAGACGTCGTTCCGGCGCGAGGTGTCCAGCGTGCTCGACGACGACGCCTACTTCCCGGCCCTGACCGTGGCGGAGCACCTGTACCTGACCGCTCGCGGCCACGGCGTCCTCGGGGCGCAGGCCGAGGTCGCCGTGCTCCTCGAGGAGTTCGGTCTCGCAGACCACGCGCGGGCCACGCCCGTGTCGCTGTCCTCGGGTCAGCGGCGTCGCCTCCTGCTGGCCGCCGGGTTCGCCCGTCCCCGGTCCCTGCTCGTGCTCGACGAGCCCGAGCAGCGGCTCGATCAGCGCATGCGCGCCAGCCTCGCGGACCGTCTGCGCGCCGAGCAGGACGCCGGTGGCGCCGTGCTCATCGCGACGCACGACCCCGACCTCGTCGCCGCTGTCTGCACGCGGGCCGTGCACATCGCTGACGACGAGTCGCTGCTCCTCGAGCCCGCCGAGGCGGCCGACCGGATCGCCAGGGTCGTCCTGTGA
- a CDS encoding ATP-dependent DNA helicase RecG — protein MLAADPLTVSLTRMNARTAKALGKLGLETSGDLLRHYPRRYAEPGTLTDMASLRVGEHVTVVAEVLRTSLRPTAQGRGLLQSTITDGHSRIELTFFASHVKKLEWRQGQLRPGRRGLFTGEVSLYRDTLQLMHPECRLFGADDDEHEEDEALVEAGRPIPVYPAVAGFESWKVAQAVRTVLDPLREQDVPDPVPPQLRERDALPTLLEALRLVHVPQDEADWQRGRARLRYEEALVLQAELARRRARVAREEAVARPAREGGLLEAFDARLPFTLTAGQRAVGEEIAGELAAPRPMQRLLQGEVGSGKTVVALRAMLQVVDAGGQAALLAPTEVLAAQHARTLRGLLGDLAEGGFLGGADPATRVALLTGSLPTMARRSAMLDAASGSAGIVVGTHALLSQDVQFADLGLVVVDEQHRFGVEQRDALRAKAGRTPHTLVMTATPIPRTVAMTVFGDLETSVLSEVPAGRQGITTHVVPADNPRWTDRTWQRVREEVDGGGRAYVVCPRIDGDAAAGDAVDEDGADLVLDAGPTVGAPDAGVRRPLRAVLDVAEELRARPDLTGVGVGVLHGRLAPEEKDRAFAAFATGEAPVLVSTTVVEVGVDVPDATVMVVLDADRFGISQLHQLRGRVGRGTRPGLCLLVSAAQPGTDAHTRLETLAATTDGFELAALDLELRHEGDVLGAAQHGRGSSLRLLRVTRDADVIARARTDARALVEQDGDLDAWPALRAAIETSLAGEREEFLDRA, from the coding sequence TACCGCCAAGGCGCTGGGCAAGCTCGGGCTCGAGACCTCCGGCGACCTGTTGCGGCACTACCCGCGCAGGTACGCCGAGCCCGGCACGCTCACCGACATGGCGAGCCTGCGCGTCGGCGAGCACGTGACCGTCGTGGCGGAGGTCCTGCGGACCTCGCTGCGCCCGACGGCGCAGGGCCGCGGTCTGCTGCAGTCGACCATCACCGACGGGCACAGCCGCATCGAGCTCACGTTCTTCGCGTCGCACGTCAAGAAGCTCGAGTGGCGCCAGGGGCAGCTGCGCCCGGGTCGGCGCGGGCTGTTCACCGGCGAGGTGTCCCTCTACCGCGACACGCTGCAGCTCATGCACCCGGAGTGCCGGCTGTTCGGCGCCGACGACGACGAGCACGAGGAGGACGAGGCGCTGGTCGAGGCCGGGCGGCCGATCCCCGTGTACCCGGCGGTCGCCGGGTTCGAGTCGTGGAAGGTCGCCCAGGCCGTGCGTACCGTGCTCGACCCCCTGCGTGAGCAGGACGTGCCGGACCCGGTCCCGCCGCAGCTGCGGGAGCGTGACGCGCTGCCGACGCTGCTCGAGGCCCTGCGCCTGGTCCACGTGCCGCAGGACGAGGCGGACTGGCAGCGGGGTCGAGCACGGCTGCGCTACGAGGAGGCGCTCGTGCTGCAGGCGGAGCTCGCACGGCGCCGGGCCCGCGTCGCACGCGAGGAGGCCGTCGCACGTCCGGCGCGCGAGGGCGGCCTGCTCGAGGCGTTCGACGCGCGGCTGCCGTTCACCCTGACCGCCGGGCAGCGCGCGGTCGGTGAGGAGATCGCCGGTGAGCTCGCGGCGCCGCGTCCCATGCAGCGCCTGCTGCAGGGCGAGGTCGGCTCGGGCAAGACCGTGGTCGCGCTGCGCGCGATGCTGCAGGTCGTCGACGCGGGCGGGCAGGCGGCGCTGCTCGCGCCCACGGAGGTGCTGGCGGCGCAGCACGCGCGCACGCTGCGCGGGCTCCTCGGCGACCTGGCCGAGGGAGGGTTCCTCGGGGGCGCGGATCCGGCCACACGCGTCGCGCTGCTGACGGGCTCGCTGCCGACGATGGCGCGCCGCAGCGCGATGCTCGACGCCGCGAGCGGGTCCGCCGGCATCGTGGTGGGCACCCACGCGCTGCTGTCGCAGGACGTGCAGTTCGCGGACCTGGGACTGGTGGTCGTCGACGAGCAGCACCGGTTCGGGGTCGAGCAGCGGGACGCGCTGCGCGCGAAGGCTGGTCGGACGCCCCACACGCTGGTCATGACGGCGACGCCGATCCCCCGGACGGTGGCCATGACGGTGTTCGGCGACCTGGAGACCTCGGTGCTCAGCGAGGTGCCCGCCGGGCGACAGGGCATCACCACGCACGTCGTGCCCGCCGACAACCCGCGGTGGACCGACCGCACGTGGCAGCGCGTGCGTGAGGAGGTCGACGGTGGCGGCCGCGCCTACGTGGTGTGCCCGCGCATCGACGGCGACGCGGCGGCCGGCGACGCGGTGGACGAGGACGGCGCGGACCTCGTGCTCGACGCCGGACCGACCGTCGGGGCTCCCGATGCAGGCGTGCGCCGACCGCTGCGGGCCGTGCTCGACGTCGCCGAGGAGCTGCGGGCGCGTCCGGACCTCACCGGTGTGGGGGTCGGCGTCCTGCACGGTCGGCTCGCCCCTGAGGAGAAGGACCGCGCGTTCGCGGCGTTCGCGACGGGCGAGGCGCCGGTCCTCGTGTCGACGACGGTCGTCGAGGTCGGCGTCGACGTCCCGGACGCCACCGTCATGGTCGTGCTCGACGCCGACCGGTTCGGGATCTCGCAGCTGCACCAGCTGCGCGGCCGGGTCGGACGGGGGACGCGCCCGGGCCTGTGTCTCCTGGTCAGTGCGGCGCAGCCGGGGACGGACGCCCACACCCGGCTCGAGACGCTCGCAGCCACGACGGACGGCTTCGAGCTCGCGGCGCTCGACCTGGAGCTGCGGCACGAGGGCGACGTGCTGGGTGCCGCCCAGCACGGGCGCGGCAGCTCGCTGCGGCTGCTGCGTGTCACCCGGGACGCCGACGTCATCGCGCGAGCCCGCACCGACGCGCGCGCGCTCGTCGAGCAGGACGGCGACCTCGACGCGTGGCCGGCGCTGCGGGCCGCCATCGAGACGTCCCTGGCAGGGGAGCGCGAGGAGTTCCTCGATCGCGCGTGA